The following proteins are co-located in the Manihot esculenta cultivar AM560-2 chromosome 9, M.esculenta_v8, whole genome shotgun sequence genome:
- the LOC110623429 gene encoding pectin acetylesterase 5 isoform X1 has translation MANPRLRSLLWWRKWAKKDWAIAAVGFTIIIFALSFLFDSRADDLDLTAADDLVDLTLLQNAKDRGAFCLDGSLPGYHFQRGFGSGSRNWLLHIEGGGWCNTIASCLDRKTTPLGSSRYMQRQVPFAGLLSKNPSQNPDFFNWNKVKIRYCDGASLAGHPESELKNVTKLYFRGQFIWDAFMDELLSIGLSNAKQALLSGCSAGGLATLIHCDNFRDLMPKDANVKCLADAGFFLDEKDILGNYTMRSFYHDVVNLQGVTKSLPKNCVSRMDSSKCLFPQEIIKNIRTPLFIVNPVYDFWQIHHILVPDGSDVHGHWQKCRMNLQYCNPGQIEILHGFRSSLLNALSDFQKKEEGGMFINSCFIHCQTWVADTWHSHTSPKINNKTIAEAVGDWYFNRRVVKEVDCPYPCNPTCYNMEFA, from the exons ATGGCGAACCCTAGGCTTCGCTCTTTGCTATGGTGGAGAAAGTGGGCCAAGAAAGATTGGGCGATTGCAGCCGTCGGATTCACCATCATCATCTTcgctctttcttttcttttcgatTCACGAGCCGACGATCTCGATCTCACCGCTGCAGACGATCTCGTTGACTTAACCTTACTGCAAAATGCCAAAGATAGAGGCGCTT TTTGTTTAGACGGGAGTTTGCCTGGTTACCATTTCCAGAGGGGATTTGGATCTGGTTCTAGAAATTGGCTATTGCACATTGAG GGTGGAGGCTGGTGCAATACCATAGCTTCATGTTTGGATCGCAAAACGACACCGTTAGGATCTTCTAGGTACATGCAGCGCCAGGTTCCTTTTGCTGGATTACTGAGCAAGAACCCATCTCAGAATCCTG ATTTCTTCAACTGGAACAAAGTCAAGATACGTTACTGTGATGGTGCATCTTTGGCTGGCCATCCCGAAAGTGAATTGAAG AATGTCACAAAGCTTTACTTCAGAGGCCAGTTCATTTGGGATGCATTTATGGATGAACTTTTATCAATAGGGTTGTCCAATGCCAAGCAG GCTCTTCTGTCAGGATGCTCTGCTGGAGGATTGGCAACTCTTATTCATTGTGATAACTTTCGAGATCTTATGCCAAAGGATGCTAATGTAAAATGCCTTGCTGATGCAGGTTTTTTCCTTGATGA GAAAGATATTCTTGGAAACTACACCATGAGATCTTTCTATCATGATGTTGTCAACCTTCAG GGTGTTACTAAAAGTTTGCCGAAGAACTGTGTTTCAAGAATGGATTCATCCAAG TGTCTTTTTCCTcaagaaattattaaaaacataagaACACCACTATTCATAGTCAACCCAGTTTATGATTTTTGGCAG ATTCATCATATCTTGGTACCAGATGGATCAGATGTTCATGGCCATTGGCAAAAGTGCAGAATGAATCTTCAGTATTGTAATCCTGGACAGATTGAGATATTACATG GTTTCCGTAGTTCTCTGCTCAATGCACTGAGTGATTTTCAGAAAAAAGAGGAAGGGGGGATGTTCATAAATTCTTGCTTTATTCATTGCCAAACATGGGTGGCTGACACATGGCATTCACATACTTCTCCAAAAATCAACAATAAG ACCATTGCTGAGGCTGTAGGTGACTGGTACTTCAACCGTAGAGTGGTGAAGGAAGTTGACTGCCCTTATCCATGCAACCCCACTTGCTATAACATGGAATTTGCTTGA
- the LOC110623429 gene encoding pectin acetylesterase 5 isoform X2, protein MANPRLRSLLWWRKWAKKDWAIAAVGFTIIIFALSFLFDSRADDLDLTAADDLVDLTLLQNAKDRGAFCLDGSLPGYHFQRGFGSGSRNWLLHIEGGGWCNTIASCLDRKTTPLGSSRYMQRQVPFAGLLSKNPSQNPDFFNWNKVKIRYCDGASLAGHPESELKNVTKLYFRGQFIWDAFMDELLSIGLSNAKQALLSGCSAGGLATLIHCDNFRDLMPKDANVKCLADAGFFLDEVLLKVCRRTVFQEWIHPRQCLFPQEIIKNIRTPLFIVNPVYDFWQIHHILVPDGSDVHGHWQKCRMNLQYCNPGQIEILHGFRSSLLNALSDFQKKEEGGMFINSCFIHCQTWVADTWHSHTSPKINNKTIAEAVGDWYFNRRVVKEVDCPYPCNPTCYNMEFA, encoded by the exons ATGGCGAACCCTAGGCTTCGCTCTTTGCTATGGTGGAGAAAGTGGGCCAAGAAAGATTGGGCGATTGCAGCCGTCGGATTCACCATCATCATCTTcgctctttcttttcttttcgatTCACGAGCCGACGATCTCGATCTCACCGCTGCAGACGATCTCGTTGACTTAACCTTACTGCAAAATGCCAAAGATAGAGGCGCTT TTTGTTTAGACGGGAGTTTGCCTGGTTACCATTTCCAGAGGGGATTTGGATCTGGTTCTAGAAATTGGCTATTGCACATTGAG GGTGGAGGCTGGTGCAATACCATAGCTTCATGTTTGGATCGCAAAACGACACCGTTAGGATCTTCTAGGTACATGCAGCGCCAGGTTCCTTTTGCTGGATTACTGAGCAAGAACCCATCTCAGAATCCTG ATTTCTTCAACTGGAACAAAGTCAAGATACGTTACTGTGATGGTGCATCTTTGGCTGGCCATCCCGAAAGTGAATTGAAG AATGTCACAAAGCTTTACTTCAGAGGCCAGTTCATTTGGGATGCATTTATGGATGAACTTTTATCAATAGGGTTGTCCAATGCCAAGCAG GCTCTTCTGTCAGGATGCTCTGCTGGAGGATTGGCAACTCTTATTCATTGTGATAACTTTCGAGATCTTATGCCAAAGGATGCTAATGTAAAATGCCTTGCTGATGCAGGTTTTTTCCTTGATGA GGTGTTACTAAAAGTTTGCCGAAGAACTGTGTTTCAAGAATGGATTCATCCAAGGCAG TGTCTTTTTCCTcaagaaattattaaaaacataagaACACCACTATTCATAGTCAACCCAGTTTATGATTTTTGGCAG ATTCATCATATCTTGGTACCAGATGGATCAGATGTTCATGGCCATTGGCAAAAGTGCAGAATGAATCTTCAGTATTGTAATCCTGGACAGATTGAGATATTACATG GTTTCCGTAGTTCTCTGCTCAATGCACTGAGTGATTTTCAGAAAAAAGAGGAAGGGGGGATGTTCATAAATTCTTGCTTTATTCATTGCCAAACATGGGTGGCTGACACATGGCATTCACATACTTCTCCAAAAATCAACAATAAG ACCATTGCTGAGGCTGTAGGTGACTGGTACTTCAACCGTAGAGTGGTGAAGGAAGTTGACTGCCCTTATCCATGCAACCCCACTTGCTATAACATGGAATTTGCTTGA
- the LOC110623429 gene encoding pectin acetylesterase 5 isoform X3, which translates to MANPRLRSLLWWRKWAKKDWAIAAVGFTIIIFALSFLFDSRADDLDLTAADDLVDLTLLQNAKDRGAFCLDGSLPGYHFQRGFGSGSRNWLLHIEGGGWCNTIASCLDRKTTPLGSSRYMQRQVPFAGLLSKNPSQNPDFFNWNKVKIRYCDGASLAGHPESELKNVTKLYFRGQFIWDAFMDELLSIGLSNAKQALLSGCSAGGLATLIHCDNFRDLMPKDANGVTKSLPKNCVSRMDSSKCLFPQEIIKNIRTPLFIVNPVYDFWQIHHILVPDGSDVHGHWQKCRMNLQYCNPGQIEILHGFRSSLLNALSDFQKKEEGGMFINSCFIHCQTWVADTWHSHTSPKINNKTIAEAVGDWYFNRRVVKEVDCPYPCNPTCYNMEFA; encoded by the exons ATGGCGAACCCTAGGCTTCGCTCTTTGCTATGGTGGAGAAAGTGGGCCAAGAAAGATTGGGCGATTGCAGCCGTCGGATTCACCATCATCATCTTcgctctttcttttcttttcgatTCACGAGCCGACGATCTCGATCTCACCGCTGCAGACGATCTCGTTGACTTAACCTTACTGCAAAATGCCAAAGATAGAGGCGCTT TTTGTTTAGACGGGAGTTTGCCTGGTTACCATTTCCAGAGGGGATTTGGATCTGGTTCTAGAAATTGGCTATTGCACATTGAG GGTGGAGGCTGGTGCAATACCATAGCTTCATGTTTGGATCGCAAAACGACACCGTTAGGATCTTCTAGGTACATGCAGCGCCAGGTTCCTTTTGCTGGATTACTGAGCAAGAACCCATCTCAGAATCCTG ATTTCTTCAACTGGAACAAAGTCAAGATACGTTACTGTGATGGTGCATCTTTGGCTGGCCATCCCGAAAGTGAATTGAAG AATGTCACAAAGCTTTACTTCAGAGGCCAGTTCATTTGGGATGCATTTATGGATGAACTTTTATCAATAGGGTTGTCCAATGCCAAGCAG GCTCTTCTGTCAGGATGCTCTGCTGGAGGATTGGCAACTCTTATTCATTGTGATAACTTTCGAGATCTTATGCCAAAGGATGCTAAT GGTGTTACTAAAAGTTTGCCGAAGAACTGTGTTTCAAGAATGGATTCATCCAAG TGTCTTTTTCCTcaagaaattattaaaaacataagaACACCACTATTCATAGTCAACCCAGTTTATGATTTTTGGCAG ATTCATCATATCTTGGTACCAGATGGATCAGATGTTCATGGCCATTGGCAAAAGTGCAGAATGAATCTTCAGTATTGTAATCCTGGACAGATTGAGATATTACATG GTTTCCGTAGTTCTCTGCTCAATGCACTGAGTGATTTTCAGAAAAAAGAGGAAGGGGGGATGTTCATAAATTCTTGCTTTATTCATTGCCAAACATGGGTGGCTGACACATGGCATTCACATACTTCTCCAAAAATCAACAATAAG ACCATTGCTGAGGCTGTAGGTGACTGGTACTTCAACCGTAGAGTGGTGAAGGAAGTTGACTGCCCTTATCCATGCAACCCCACTTGCTATAACATGGAATTTGCTTGA